In the bacterium SCSIO 12741 genome, AATACAAAGAGGGAATCAATATTCGCATAACCGGCATCCAGCAAATTGTAGCTACCCGGAAATACCCAGAGGAACAATCCTACGGCGAGCAGAAAGATGATCATGACTATGTATCCGATCAGGGAATTGAGGAATCCGCTTATTTCTTTTCTCAGTAGGGTGACCATAAATGGAAATCAGCGGCCAAAATTAGTACAAAATGCCAGTGTCCGTCTCGAAATAAATGTGAATAAGCCAGTGGCGGGATTTGAATGACGGCAGGTCAACGAAGTATGCTAATTTTGCAGCCAATTTTTTACAAGTTATGGAAGTCTTAAAATTTGGGGGTACCTCGGTTGGAAGTCCGGAGCGTATGAGGCAGATAGCCACGCTTATTACGGGCGGAGAGAAGAAGATTGTGGTGTTGTCGGCGGTTAGTGGAACCACGAACACATTGGTTGAAATCTGTCAGTCTCTTTATAAGAAGGATCAGGATCGTGCACTTGAATTGATCGACGGACTCGAAGAGCGTTACCGGGAATTTATTTCGGAATTAGTTACAGAAAGCCGTGAGGGGGAAGAAGTATTGGAGCTTGTTCTCGCCATGATCAATGGAATTCGCTCGTTTACCCGAAAACAGATTAACCTCTTCATTGAGCGTTCCATTTTGGCTCAGGGAGAGTTGATTTCCACCCATATTTTCTACTACTACCTAAAGAGTATTGGAGTAAAGGCTGTGTTGCTACCAGCCCTCGATTTTATGCGGGTAGACGATAAAGACGAGCCAGACAGCCGTTTTATTGAAGAGAATCTGGAATTTGAAGTTTCTAAGTATCCAGGGAAAGAACTGTTTATTACCCAGGGATACATCTGCCGTAATGCCTATGGTGAAATCAGCAACCTCAAAAGAGGAGGAAGCGACTACACGGCTTCTTTGATTGGTTCTGCCATTCGGGCCAATAGTATTCAGATCTGGACCGATATCGACGGTATGCACAACAACGACCCTCGGGTAGTTGAGCAAACTATGCCGATAAGTGAACTGTCTTTTGAAGAAGCAGCAGAGCTTGCCTACTTCGGTGCCAAAATTCTACACCCGGCGAGTATTCGTCCAGCAAAGGAGCAAAATGTTCCGGTATGGTTGAAGAATACCATGAAGCCCGAGGCTCACGGTACCTTGATTCACAGCAAAACTTCGCAATCCGGATTCAAGGCCGTAGCTGCTAAGGATGGCATTACCGCGATTAAGATTCGCTCCGGGCGAATGCTTATGGCCTACGGTTTCCTGAGAACTGTTTTTGAAATTTTTGAGCGTTACAAAACGCCAATCGATATGATCACCACCTCTGAGGTGGCGGTTTCTGTTACCATTGACGATGATACTCATTTGGCAGAAATCGTGAGAGAATTGGAAGAAATCTCTAATGTGGAAGTGGATAGCGATCAAACCATTGTTTGTGTGGTTGGAGACTTCGTACACGGTGGCCATGGATATGCTGCACGCATTTTTGAGGCCTTGAACAGCATTCCTATCCGTATGATTTCTTACGGCGGGAGCAGCCACAATATCTCTGTCCTCGTGAAATCGGAATTCAAACAAGAAGCCCTGCAGCAATTGAATACTCACCTTTTTAATCTGTAAGTATGAATTCAAAAAGGATAGAGGAATTCGAGGGGCATGAAACGCCCTTTTATTTCTACGATTTGCCCTTGCTTCGGGAAAATCTTGAATCGCTCAAAGCGGCCAGTGATCCTCATGATTACCAGGTACACTATGCCCTAAAAGCGAACACCAATCCTAAGATTCTGGAAATTGTTCAGTCCTATGGATTGGGTGCCGATTGCGTAAGCGGAAACGAGGTTAAGGCTGCTGTTGAAAGTGGTTTTCCTTCAGATCATATTGTTTTTGCCGGAGTAGGTAAAGCCGATTGGGAAATCAATTATGCTTTGGATCAAGACATCTTTTGTTTCAATTGCGAAAGTCTGGAAGAGCTTAAGGTTATTAACGAATTAGCTCGGGCCAAAGGCAAAAAGGCGAATGTGGCGTTACGATTGAATCCCAACGTAAATGCGCATACCCATGCCTATATCACCACTGGATTGGAGGAAAACAAGTTTGGGATCAATCTTTGGGAATTGGATCAAGTGTTGGAATTGCTCAAAGAATGTGAGCAAATTGAGCTTAAAGGTCTTCACTTCCATATTGGATCGCAGATAACCGAACTATTCCCTTTCAAAAATCTATGCAATAAGGTAAATGAGATTCAGGAATGGTTTTACAATCATCGAATCATTGTAGATCATATTAACCTGGGCGGTGGCTTGGGAATTGACTACATGAATCCGGATGAGAATGCCTACCCGGATTATAAAGCCTACTTCGATCTGTTCAAGCAATTTTTAAAATTGCGCCCACATCAGCAGGTTCATTTTGAATTGGGACGCAGCATCATGGGCAATATGGGAACCTTGGTCTCACGAATTCTGTACGTGAAAAGAGGACTCAAAACCAATTTTTTGGTGCTCGATGCTGGCATGACTGAACTTATTCGGCCCGCTTTGTACCAGTCTTATCACAAGATTGAGAACTTGAGTAAAGGACATTTGGACGGTGAGCGTGAAAAGTATGATGTTGTGGGGCCCATTTGTGAGTCTTCAGATTCCTTTGGCAAAGCCGTTGAACTCCCTCTATCAGAACGAGGAGATTTGATTGCCATACGATCGGCTGGAGCCTATGCCGAAGTAATGGCATCTTCTTACAATATGCGGGAAAAGGCTGAAGTGTTATTTGGGTAACACTCTTTTTAAGAGGTGGCCTTTATACTTGCATCAAAATATTGAACATGGATTCCTATTTACGGACGACTGAAAACGTATACAAAGAAGCTGCCCTAACTCCTGATGTAGGGCTTTGCTGTACCACAACTCCCATTTGGCAACTGCCAGGTTTGGAGATTCCTAAGATTATGCAGGAAATGAATTACGGTTGCGGAAGCACCGTCAATTCCCGGGACCTGGTCAATGAGCCTACAGTACTGTATGTTGGAGTAGGAGGAGGAATGGAGTTGTTGCAATTCAGTTATTTCAGTCGACGTAAGGGCGGTGTTATTGGTCTCGACGTAGTAGACGAAATGCTGGAAGCTTGCGAACGAAACTTTGTGGAAGCGGAGGCTCAAAACGATTGGTTCAAGAAAGACTTCATCGATTTACGTAAAGGCAATGCCTTGGAACTTCCCATTGAAGACTCCACGGTAGATGTTGCTGCTCAGAATTGCTTGTTCAATATTTTTACTCAAGAAGATCTCAAAAAGGCCTTGGCCGAAATGTACCGGGTGCTTAAGCCTCATGGTCGTTTGGTTCTATCCGATCCGATTTGTGATCAGGAGATGCCTGAAAACTTACAGAAGGACGAAAAGCTACGTGCCTTGTGTTTGAGTGGAGCTATGCCGCTTAAAGATTACTTGAAAATGATTACTGATGCTGGATTTGGAACCGTGGAAGTACGGGCCAAAAGACCCTACCGTATTCTTGATCCGGAGCATTACGATACTAATGAGCTGATCTACATTGAAAGTGTGGAGGTATGTGCCATTAAAGATCCAATGCCCGAAGATGGACCGTGCGTTTTTACGGGAAAAACGGCCATTTATTACGGTAATGAGGAATACTTGGATGATCACAAGGGGCATATCATGATGCCGAATCAGCCCTTGTCGGTATGTGATAAAACGGCTGGTGCACTGGCTTCCTTAAATCGCTCTGACTTATTTATTTCCGATTCCACCTGGTTTTATGATGGTGGTGGATGCTGCTAAATAAAAAAGGCCGGAGAGACGCATTCCCCGGCCTTTTTGGTCCCACATGACCCAAAAACTCCCCCTGAGCGGGTCAATGGGTTTCTTTAGTCCCTGTAGATCACTATTCGGTGCACTTGACTTTGTCCGCTCCTTTCCACTCGGATTAGGTATTCACCGTTATAACAGGTTCTGGTGTCTAAGTAGTTGATAGTACTCCCAGGTTGAATGATTTTGGATTGTACCAAACGACCATCCATGCTGAATAGGGAAATCTTAATCTCTTCTTTTACTAAATTACCTAAAGCTTGAACCGCAATAAAATCGGTAGCAGGATTTGGGTAGATTAGAATTTTGTAGTCTTGGTTCGCTGCATTCTCAGTTGATGTGGTTCCACCAGAGGGATCGTAGGTGTCCACGGTTTCGCTAATAGAAACGGAGTTTTGACCGCCCATAGCTACGAAATTATCTTCTTCGACCACACCGTAGTATTCGGGGCCTACCACATAGGGATAGGCTGAATTCCAAAATTCATCAACGGTAGTATAGTAAGCATAGGTGCCTCCGGGATATTCAGGGGTAATGGCAAATCGTCCATTGTATTCATCCAGATCACCATTTCCGGTAAACTCATAGTCTTCTCTAAAAAAGCCAAGCGGGTAGGTGGCATCCACCACTGGGCCTGCACTTACTGACTGTCCGTTTGCATAGGTGGTACGGGTTGTAATGTTTCTCAATTCGTAGCCTGAAACCATTCTTTTAATTCCACCGGTTCCATCCGTATTGGCGTGGGCAAAAGCTCCGTATACGGGATAACCATCAAATGCATAACCGAGCAGGGGAGAGTGTTTGGTACTGTCCATCGCATAAAGGCCATCAGCAAGGTAGAGGTCACACACATTGGAAACCTGCTGAAGGTCAAGATTAAAAGCTGTTGGATTTTGATGGTGATGATAGCTTCCGCCTTCCAAGGTTCCACCAGGTCCCGGAGGTCCGCTGAAGATGGGAGAGGGATGTCCCTTGGCACAGTCAAAGCCATCATTTTCGGCCACGATCGCATCCCGATTCCAAACGCCTTCATTGTTGTACGAATATCCATCCTTGTAATCGTAGATAGGCACTCCATTGATGAATACTCCAATGGGGCCCAAAGGTGTTTCGGTCAATGTTCCCGAGTTTTTAACCGGATTTCTTGGAATCTGAAATAACCAGTTGTTATTGGTCGCCATGGCGGGATTGCCATCTAAATAGGGACCAATTATGTAAGAGGGGATACCACTACAATTGACATAGACATTGTCGTTGGAGTAGCGTATTTTTTGCACATTGGCCTTGGCCGTATCTGAAATAGGAGTAGAGTTTCCTGATACATAATGTTGCCCCGTAATACCCGTGGTATTGATGATCCACTGGGTTATTTCCGGGTCGGAAATTTGGCCCTGAGCCCATGAAACGAGCAAAAGAGAAAGGAGTAGAGAGAGAATGCTTTTCATATCCGAGTAATTTGTTTCTGTACTATTAGACGGTATGTTTTTCGAATTCCTTCGAAGGATCTAAAAAAATAAAACAATTTCCTTAACGATCTTAAATTAAGAAGGTTGCGATGTATTATTTAACGTGGGAAGGAGTGTTTTGGATTGAATAGAAACTCCTTGTCGGTAAGGGTAAGCAAAAAGACCTGTAGATCGATTCTATCATGGGAAGAAAGTGGGATTCCCTCTTGAAGTTCTGGTGAAAGGGTAGGGTGAGCTTGGATGCCTTTTGAATAATGCTTAAGCACATCATACAGGTTTTCGAAGCGTCCATCGTGCATGTAGGGATAGGAAAATTCAATGTTTCGCAGGGTGGGCACTTTGAACAATAGGGAATCAGCTGGGCTTTGGGAAATTCTCATTCGGCCCCAGTCGTTGAGTGTAGTATCCACCGGTAAGCCATTATTGCGAAACTGATGGTTGGTAAAAAGAGGTTCGGTGTGGCAATTGTTGCAGTGTTTTTGAAAGAGTTGATATCCTTTCATCTCTTGATCTGTGAAGGCAACACCACTATCTCCTCTTCTAACTTGGTCGTACTTTGAATTGGCACTGATTAAGGTGAGCTGAAATTGGGCCAGAGCCTTAAGCAAATGTTCGCCGGTAATGCTGTCTGAACCGAAGGCTTTTTTGAACCATTGCGGATATCGCCTGGTTCCTTGCAGTTTGGTTAGTACCTGAGGTAGATCTTCGCCCATTTCATCAGGGTGAGAAATAGGAGCCAAGGCTTGTACGTCGAGGTGATTAATTGCACCATCCCACATCAACAAGTCGCTCCAGGCCAGGTTGATCAAAACGGGAGAATTGCGAATTCCAATACGACCATCAATCCCATGACTTAGGTCGTGATCTACATGGGTAAACGCCGTGAATTGCAAATGGCAACTGCTACAGGATATAGTACTGTCTTTCGATAGGATTGGGTCATAAAAGAGTTGCCGGCCGAGTTCAATTTTTGCTGGGCTAAGATTTTGGAGGGTTGCTTCATATTTGGAATCCGGCCAACCTTTGGGTATAGGAATTTGATATCCCACCTCTCTTTTGGCCATCCAGGATAGGCAGAGCAGAACAGAGATTAGAGAACCGTATTTCAGCAAAATTTTCAAGGTGAAGTGCGAAAGATTTGTGAACTAATCGTGGCCAATTCACTGGCCCTTTGTCCAGGTATCATTAGTTCAGGTTCCTCCGTCAAATTCAATTGCGAAAGGAATTCATCCAGGTAAATGCCAATTTCAAGATTTTCTCCCGGTGCGCTCTTGATCGTTACCGATTGAGCAGTAGAATAGGGGGGGAGATAGCCACCTATATGGTATTGAAAACGATTTTTCCGGGTAGTACAGAGTTCACTTTTTCCTTCCAACTTAAAGTTAATGTAGCCGCTGTTCCAGGTCCAGTACATGCCCAAGGTGGGATCCAAATCACCTCCATAGGCACCGGATACGTTCGTTAAACTATCTACCCCAATTTGAAAGCGTACCTGATCATAAAACACTTGGGGAGGAAGTGATACTTTCCGGCTTAATGTGTTTGGTTTCCAGGCATCCAGCAGAAAATAGCGCGTTTCTTCCTTCCACACGACCTTACCATTTTTTAAAAACTCCAGGCCAGATACATAGCATCGGAATTTTGACAGTTTTAAGGGCTTCTTCTGGTAGCTAAAATCGCTGTTTTTAGGGGATAGTTTCTGTCCTGCAAATTGAGGGATATAAGTCACGTTGATCTCCGATTGCGCCCAGGAATTGCCCATCGGAAGCCATACCAGAACTGCCGCAACCAACAGAACGCTAATCTCTTGTAGCTTTTTGGTGTTCATACCTGCCTATTAGACGTAAAAGAAATGGAAATCCTTCGATACTACAGGCAATTCCTTGGATTTAATTCCGGCATATACCTATTTTCGCACTGGATCTATCAAAAACAATCAAAACCAAAATCATGAAAACATTTTCTATTTGGCTCGCCCTTTTGGGGTTAACACTCTCATTGCATGCCCAAGAGGTTGCACATACCGACCTGGCTTGGTCTAATTTATTGAAACCCAAGACACTAAATAACGTTTACAAAGAAAAATTTGGGAATAAGTTCTGTATGTTCTGGGCTTATGAAAACTACATCAGCATGCGTGTATTCAACGACGAAATGCAGATGACCGAAGAGCATGAAATTAAATGGATGCACCCAGCTGACGGAGAAGTGATTTACTCCAGTCATGTTAATGCCTATGGCGATTTCTACATGATTACCCGGGTAGAATTGAAGGAAAAGAAACGCTTTGATTTCTTCTTGCAAAAGGTAAATACTGAAACCTTTGAGGTAGAAGGTGATCCTATATTCTTAACCACCATCAACTACTTACGCGAAGGATTTTTGGAGCATCCAGAATTCTATTTTTCCGAAAATGAGGAACACATTCTGGTTGCGCACAATAACATCAAAGATGGGAACCGATTCTACACCTTGAGGGTGTTTGACAATGCATTCGAGTTGAAGGATGAGTTGAGCATGGAGCACGGAAGTGAGGACTACTTGAGAACTCGTGAATTCGTGATTTCTAATTCTGGCCGGATTGCGGCTTTTTACGTTTATGAAATTCCTAAAAAACTAAGACAAAAAGGAAAGCCATCGAAAGCTGCTGTATTGGTGGATATGGCTGAAGGGCAGATCAATCCTCTGGATATCGGAGACATCGATTTCTATGTGAACGATGCAGAATTGGTACTGACTGAAAAGGACGAAGTTGTGGTAATGGGTTACTACTCATTGGAAAATACTGATTACAATGTGGGGATCTTTGTGATGCGAGAAGAGTCTGCTGGTTCTGGGTTTAACTCAGAGTTATATCCCTTTACCCAAAGCGATATTGGCTACTTCATGAATGATAAAGATAGGGCAGCACTTAAAAAAGATTTGGCCAAAGGCGATGATCGTCATATTGAGCAAGGAGGTTTTATGGTACGTCACATTATTCCGCTAAGTGATGGTGGTTATTACTTGATTGGTGAAGTATCAAACCGTCGTAATGAAATTTCCTCCTTTGGCCTGCAAGTGGGTAGTGCCTATGGATTGGATGGTATTATTATGGTTACCCGCTTTGATAAGAATTTTGAAATGAGTTGGAATAGCCAGATTGGTAAGAAGAACCTGGACGGAACTTTTGGCGGTCGTTGGGGATCTTTCCAATACATGAAAGGGGCAGACAACTCTCTTTACTTCTTGCATACCGACAGTAAGGAAAATGCTACCCGTAAAGAGCGTGATGGAATTATTGATGCTCGGGTTAAAGGCAAGGACGCAGCTACTGTTTTAACCAAAGTGGATAACGAAGGTGAGGTAACCAAAGAGGTTCTGTTTACTGAGCCTGATGTAGAGTTGTTAACTGTTCCACGATTCAGCTTTGCTGATGAAAGAACCAAGCAATTCACCGTTTGGGTAATGGCCGTTTATGCTCCGCTTCGAGTAAAACTGGGTTCCTTTACGATAGAGGATTAATCCTTAGCTAAAAGAAAGATTTGGAAAGCGGGACCCATTTGGGATTCCCGCTTTTTTTATTTTTCCCGGATCCGGGTTAGCTGAAACCCGTCTTCCTTAGTCATGGTTATGATCAGTACCTCTTTGCCGTTGTTGATTACAGGAAAATCATAATCATGAGCGATAAAACCTTTCTTGGAAGAAAAATCGATTAGACTGCCTGCATCAGCTGTAGGTCCCGAAAAGGTACCGATTCCCAAATGATCCCAGCTGGCGTATTCGGTGAAAGGACCGGATACTTTTCCTTTGAGGTTGTCGCCGTGATTGGAAAAGAGAATGGCAACTCCACCGTTGGCTCTTAAAACGGGGTAAAAATCTGAACCATTGCGAGCATAAGGGATCTTAGAATCCCAGACATGTTTGCCCTTAGCATCAAACTTGGAGCAAAAAAGGTGACTTTTCACGTAATAAGATCCGAAGGCAAACTCCTGATAGATCACGTAAACATTATCCTCTTCATCAATAACTACATCCCGGATTACAGGACGGTAAATACCCACGTAGTTTTTGGTCTCCATTGGATCACTCACATCAAAATCTTCGGTTCGATCCACCTCTTCACCGGCAGCCACCTGAAGTCCAATCTCTTTGAGTTTGTTGGCTTTGTAGATCTTAGATAGGCTCTTTTGTTCATCTTCGCTTCGGTAGTCCATAACCATATCTACCGAGAACGGGTGACCGCTGGAATAGCTCAAATCGCCTCGCTCTTTATCGACTTCGAAGGTGAAAACACCTTTACCCCAGCCTGCCAGGGTTACATCCGATCGATCGGCACCGCAGTAGTCGTAGATGGCTGCTCCTTTTACTCCACCATTTGGCGTATTACGCAGTTCTACGCGGCTTAGGTGCAAATTGCCAATCTCCATTTCGACTCGTGTAAATTGATCTCCGTCCAAAATCAGGATAAGAAAATCTCCGTATTCCTGCTGAACCCCGTCAAACATGACCTTGCCTTCCTGCTTTTCTTTAACCACGAAATACACGTTGCCATCATTGCCCAGGAGCGTTTGGAAGAGAGAAATCTGTTTGTCGTAATTTTTGATGGCCTGAGAGAGGTTGGATATCATCTTAAAGTCTGAATCGTAGAAGAGTACGAATTGAATCGTTCCCTGGTAAAGGCCCTCGATATAGGTAAGCAGAAAGTACTCATCATTCGGTGAACTTTCAATTTCGATACGGTGGTATTCCTGGTAATGCTCTCTGGAAAAAGAAAACAGGTCCATTCTTTTGGGTTCTAAGGTTTCGCCTTGAATTCGATCCACGAAGAAGAAGACCTTATCCGCCTTTTTGTCTACCACACTGTAGAGTACAGCAATATCATCCTGAACCTTGAAAACCGTTTCTACGCGGAATTCCTTTTTTTCATTGGAGTTTTTCAGTTGAATTTCATTCTCAAAGCTGAGATCTTCGTTGTAGAGTTCCACAAAATAGCGATAGCCTCCAGGACCTTTAATCGCCTCCTTGCGAACAACCACATAGTCATCACCTACTTTAAAGATATTTTGGACATCGGGAGTAGCCTTACGTTCAAAGAGTTTTCCATAGTCTACTTCAAACTGTTCGTTTTTGACTTGTGCCTGTGAAATGAAGGTGGTGAGAAGGGTGATTAGGAGGAGGTAGGAGATCTTTTTCATGGAAGATATTTTGTTCGTTATTCAAAGCTAATCCATTTTGGAGAGAACAGCTGTTTGTACTTACCGGAACGAGGACTCTAACACGAAAGTTTCTGGGAATAGGGTTATTTCTGAA is a window encoding:
- a CDS encoding aspartate kinase, giving the protein MEVLKFGGTSVGSPERMRQIATLITGGEKKIVVLSAVSGTTNTLVEICQSLYKKDQDRALELIDGLEERYREFISELVTESREGEEVLELVLAMINGIRSFTRKQINLFIERSILAQGELISTHIFYYYLKSIGVKAVLLPALDFMRVDDKDEPDSRFIEENLEFEVSKYPGKELFITQGYICRNAYGEISNLKRGGSDYTASLIGSAIRANSIQIWTDIDGMHNNDPRVVEQTMPISELSFEEAAELAYFGAKILHPASIRPAKEQNVPVWLKNTMKPEAHGTLIHSKTSQSGFKAVAAKDGITAIKIRSGRMLMAYGFLRTVFEIFERYKTPIDMITTSEVAVSVTIDDDTHLAEIVRELEEISNVEVDSDQTIVCVVGDFVHGGHGYAARIFEALNSIPIRMISYGGSSHNISVLVKSEFKQEALQQLNTHLFNL
- the lysA gene encoding diaminopimelate decarboxylase translates to MNSKRIEEFEGHETPFYFYDLPLLRENLESLKAASDPHDYQVHYALKANTNPKILEIVQSYGLGADCVSGNEVKAAVESGFPSDHIVFAGVGKADWEINYALDQDIFCFNCESLEELKVINELARAKGKKANVALRLNPNVNAHTHAYITTGLEENKFGINLWELDQVLELLKECEQIELKGLHFHIGSQITELFPFKNLCNKVNEIQEWFYNHRIIVDHINLGGGLGIDYMNPDENAYPDYKAYFDLFKQFLKLRPHQQVHFELGRSIMGNMGTLVSRILYVKRGLKTNFLVLDAGMTELIRPALYQSYHKIENLSKGHLDGEREKYDVVGPICESSDSFGKAVELPLSERGDLIAIRSAGAYAEVMASSYNMREKAEVLFG
- the arsM gene encoding arsenosugar biosynthesis arsenite methyltransferase ArsM, producing the protein MDSYLRTTENVYKEAALTPDVGLCCTTTPIWQLPGLEIPKIMQEMNYGCGSTVNSRDLVNEPTVLYVGVGGGMELLQFSYFSRRKGGVIGLDVVDEMLEACERNFVEAEAQNDWFKKDFIDLRKGNALELPIEDSTVDVAAQNCLFNIFTQEDLKKALAEMYRVLKPHGRLVLSDPICDQEMPENLQKDEKLRALCLSGAMPLKDYLKMITDAGFGTVEVRAKRPYRILDPEHYDTNELIYIESVEVCAIKDPMPEDGPCVFTGKTAIYYGNEEYLDDHKGHIMMPNQPLSVCDKTAGALASLNRSDLFISDSTWFYDGGGCC
- a CDS encoding YHYH protein, translating into MKSILSLLLSLLLVSWAQGQISDPEITQWIINTTGITGQHYVSGNSTPISDTAKANVQKIRYSNDNVYVNCSGIPSYIIGPYLDGNPAMATNNNWLFQIPRNPVKNSGTLTETPLGPIGVFINGVPIYDYKDGYSYNNEGVWNRDAIVAENDGFDCAKGHPSPIFSGPPGPGGTLEGGSYHHHQNPTAFNLDLQQVSNVCDLYLADGLYAMDSTKHSPLLGYAFDGYPVYGAFAHANTDGTGGIKRMVSGYELRNITTRTTYANGQSVSAGPVVDATYPLGFFREDYEFTGNGDLDEYNGRFAITPEYPGGTYAYYTTVDEFWNSAYPYVVGPEYYGVVEEDNFVAMGGQNSVSISETVDTYDPSGGTTSTENAANQDYKILIYPNPATDFIAVQALGNLVKEEIKISLFSMDGRLVQSKIIQPGSTINYLDTRTCYNGEYLIRVERSGQSQVHRIVIYRD
- a CDS encoding cytochrome-c peroxidase, yielding MAKREVGYQIPIPKGWPDSKYEATLQNLSPAKIELGRQLFYDPILSKDSTISCSSCHLQFTAFTHVDHDLSHGIDGRIGIRNSPVLINLAWSDLLMWDGAINHLDVQALAPISHPDEMGEDLPQVLTKLQGTRRYPQWFKKAFGSDSITGEHLLKALAQFQLTLISANSKYDQVRRGDSGVAFTDQEMKGYQLFQKHCNNCHTEPLFTNHQFRNNGLPVDTTLNDWGRMRISQSPADSLLFKVPTLRNIEFSYPYMHDGRFENLYDVLKHYSKGIQAHPTLSPELQEGIPLSSHDRIDLQVFLLTLTDKEFLFNPKHSFPR